From Anaerohalosphaera lusitana, one genomic window encodes:
- the rplK gene encoding 50S ribosomal protein L11 encodes MAKEVVGKLKLQAPGGQATPAPPIGPALGQHGVNIGQFVSQFNERTSDMNGMTVPVEINIYNDRSFDFIVKSPPAAVLLKKEAGLAKGSGEPNKDKVGKVTKEQVRKISEMKMKDLNAFDPEHADRIIEGTARSMGIEVVD; translated from the coding sequence ATGGCCAAGGAAGTAGTTGGTAAATTAAAATTGCAGGCACCTGGTGGTCAGGCCACTCCGGCTCCTCCCATTGGTCCTGCGCTGGGTCAGCATGGTGTAAATATCGGTCAGTTCGTAAGTCAGTTCAACGAACGCACTTCTGACATGAACGGCATGACCGTGCCTGTTGAGATCAATATCTACAATGACAGGTCGTTCGATTTCATCGTAAAGAGCCCTCCGGCGGCAGTACTGCTCAAGAAAGAGGCAGGGTTGGCGAAGGGCAGCGGTGAACCCAACAAAGACAAGGTCGGCAAGGTGACCAAGGAACAGGTTCGCAAGATCAGCGAGATGAAGATGAAGGACCTGAACGCTTTCGATCCCGAGCATGCCGACAGGATCATCGAAGGCACTGCCCGCAGTATGGGTATTGAAGTCGTCGACTAG
- the rpmG gene encoding 50S ribosomal protein L33, whose amino-acid sequence MARSTKREYVWLECKTCGSRNYRTEVNVQGGTPKLQLNKFCKQDRKRTPHKIRRK is encoded by the coding sequence ATGGCTAGATCAACCAAACGCGAATATGTGTGGCTGGAATGTAAGACTTGCGGCAGCCGGAACTACAGGACAGAAGTAAATGTTCAGGGCGGCACTCCAAAGCTGCAACTGAATAAGTTCTGCAAGCAGGATCGCAAGCGTACACCGCACAAAATACGGCGTAAGTAG
- the tuf gene encoding elongation factor Tu has protein sequence MAKAVFERTKPHINIGTIGHIDHGKTTLTAAITMRLANRYGFASRKFDEIDNAPEEKERGITINTAHVEYETESRHYAHVDCPGHADYVKNMITGAAQMDGAILVVAASDGPMPQTREHILLARQVNVPRIVVFMNKTDQVDDPELIELVEMELRELLDKYEFPGDEIPIIKGSALAAMECDGKDDEACKPIDELMDAVDDYIPVPERAVDQDFLMPVEDVFSIKGRGTVGTGRVERGMVHTGDEVEVVGLSDDVRKTTVTGVEMFNKTLDEGQAGDNVGLLLRGVEKKELLRGQVVAKPGSITPHTKFIAEVYVLKKEEGGRHTPFFPGYRPQFFFRTTDVTGAVTAIRSREGKEVEMCMPGDNIEMEVEIISKIAMEDGLRFAIREGGRTVGAGVVTKIIE, from the coding sequence ATGGCTAAGGCTGTATTTGAACGTACAAAACCACACATTAACATTGGTACGATCGGCCATATTGACCACGGTAAGACCACATTGACTGCTGCCATTACAATGCGTCTTGCTAACAGATATGGTTTCGCATCGAGAAAATTCGATGAGATCGACAACGCTCCTGAAGAAAAAGAGCGTGGTATCACCATTAACACTGCACACGTAGAGTACGAGACGGAAAGCCGTCACTACGCACACGTTGACTGCCCAGGTCACGCTGACTACGTGAAGAACATGATTACTGGTGCCGCTCAGATGGACGGTGCTATTCTCGTGGTTGCAGCAAGTGATGGTCCTATGCCCCAGACTCGTGAGCATATCCTGCTTGCACGTCAGGTAAACGTACCAAGAATTGTTGTTTTCATGAACAAGACTGACCAGGTTGACGATCCTGAACTGATCGAACTGGTTGAGATGGAACTTCGTGAGCTGCTCGATAAGTACGAATTCCCAGGCGACGAGATCCCCATCATCAAGGGTTCTGCTCTGGCAGCTATGGAATGCGATGGCAAGGACGATGAGGCATGTAAGCCTATCGATGAGCTGATGGACGCTGTGGATGACTACATTCCGGTTCCCGAGCGTGCAGTAGATCAGGACTTCCTGATGCCTGTCGAAGACGTGTTCAGCATCAAGGGTCGTGGTACTGTTGGTACCGGCCGAGTTGAGCGTGGTATGGTTCACACTGGCGACGAGGTCGAGGTTGTTGGTCTCAGTGACGATGTTCGCAAGACGACCGTTACCGGCGTTGAGATGTTTAACAAGACGCTGGACGAAGGCCAGGCTGGTGACAATGTTGGTCTGCTGCTTCGCGGTGTTGAGAAGAAGGAACTGCTTCGCGGCCAGGTAGTCGCTAAGCCCGGTTCTATCACACCTCATACCAAGTTCATCGCTGAGGTATACGTATTGAAGAAGGAAGAGGGCGGCCGTCATACTCCGTTCTTCCCAGGCTACAGGCCTCAGTTCTTCTTCCGTACAACTGACGTAACTGGTGCTGTTACAGCTATCCGCAGCCGTGAAGGCAAGGAAGTTGAAATGTGTATGCCAGGCGACAACATCGAGATGGAAGTAGAGATCATCAGCAAGATCGCTATGGAAGACGGCCTGCGTTTCGCTATTCGCGAAGGCGGCAGAACTGTCGGTGCCGGTGTTGTAACAAAGATTATTGAGTAA
- the rplL gene encoding 50S ribosomal protein L7/L12: MSEQERTWSEDIKDLGDKIVGLTLMQAKELGDYLKEEHGIEPAAGGAVMMAGPAAGGEAAEEEEKSDFDVVLKEAGEKKIAVIKEVRAITGLGLKEAKELVDNAPKPVKEGVAKEEAEEMQKQLEAAGATVELA, from the coding sequence ATGTCAGAACAAGAAAGAACATGGAGCGAAGACATTAAGGATTTGGGCGACAAGATCGTTGGTCTTACACTTATGCAGGCCAAAGAGCTTGGCGATTATCTCAAGGAAGAGCACGGCATCGAGCCTGCAGCAGGCGGCGCAGTAATGATGGCTGGCCCGGCAGCAGGCGGCGAAGCAGCAGAAGAAGAAGAAAAGTCTGATTTCGACGTAGTTCTCAAGGAAGCCGGCGAAAAGAAGATCGCCGTAATCAAGGAAGTACGTGCTATCACAGGTCTTGGCCTCAAGGAAGCCAAGGAACTGGTAGACAACGCGCCGAAGCCCGTAAAGGAAGGCGTTGCGAAGGAAGAAGCAGAAGAGATGCAGAAGCAGCTTGAGGCAGCCGGCGCTACAGTCGAGCTTGCTTAA
- the secE gene encoding preprotein translocase subunit SecE, with product MGLKIYKSGQGYHTRLWTGISIFALVATGCYVLYGQLAQAGILVQTLVPMAICVAFAGGLFWLLNNRKVADFLISAEGEIKKVSWSSRREIVSSTMVVISVVIIMMILLFLADFVFRYVLDQVFNIY from the coding sequence ATGGGACTGAAGATATATAAAAGTGGACAAGGTTATCATACACGCTTGTGGACGGGCATCAGTATCTTTGCTCTGGTTGCCACGGGGTGTTATGTTCTTTATGGACAGCTTGCTCAGGCGGGTATACTCGTGCAGACGCTGGTTCCTATGGCTATTTGTGTGGCGTTTGCAGGCGGTCTGTTCTGGCTGCTGAATAACCGCAAGGTTGCGGATTTCCTGATATCGGCCGAAGGCGAGATCAAAAAGGTAAGCTGGTCGAGCAGACGTGAGATCGTCTCTTCCACAATGGTTGTGATCTCAGTAGTGATCATCATGATGATCCTGTTGTTCCTGGCTGATTTTGTATTCAGGTACGTGCTGGATCAGGTTTTCAATATCTACTAA
- the nusG gene encoding transcription termination/antitermination protein NusG yields MQWYVLRVASNKEMRVRDALEKKMRTEGITSVGRIIVPVEHVKRIRGGKQRVVTRKLYPGYVFMELETKEGGHPHDDAWYIIKETMGVGDFVGTDGIPTPMRDTDVAKMLKEAEKPEEAPNIKVEFQKGDIVKINEGAFENFEGVVDSIDSERGVVRVIVSIFGRSTPLDIEYWQIEKV; encoded by the coding sequence ATGCAGTGGTATGTATTACGGGTAGCTTCAAATAAAGAAATGCGGGTTCGCGACGCGCTGGAAAAGAAGATGCGTACAGAGGGCATCACCAGCGTCGGACGGATCATTGTGCCGGTAGAGCACGTCAAGCGTATCCGCGGCGGTAAGCAGCGAGTGGTAACCCGCAAGCTGTACCCCGGATATGTTTTCATGGAGCTGGAGACCAAGGAAGGCGGTCATCCTCATGATGATGCCTGGTATATCATCAAGGAAACGATGGGGGTCGGCGATTTCGTGGGAACCGACGGGATACCGACACCGATGAGGGACACGGACGTTGCTAAGATGCTCAAGGAGGCGGAAAAGCCGGAGGAAGCTCCAAATATCAAGGTTGAGTTCCAGAAGGGCGACATCGTCAAGATCAACGAAGGCGCTTTCGAGAACTTCGAGGGCGTTGTGGATTCGATCGACAGCGAGCGGGGCGTTGTTCGCGTAATCGTGTCTATCTTCGGCAGGAGCACTCCGCTTGATATCGAGTACTGGCAGATAGAAAAGGTTTAA
- the rpoB gene encoding DNA-directed RNA polymerase subunit beta yields MKFLPVRNFGKIGDATDVPDLVEIQRASYSRFLQENVSPDDRTDSGLEALLREIFPIVSYDKTAELEFMSYELERPRYTPEQCRELRLTYGYPLKIHCALKRSNADDIAEQGIYLGEMPVMIGGGEFIVNGAERVIVNQLHRSPGVDFGIESKESGDRILHGCRIIPERGSWIEMSVTRKDVLVVRIDQSSKIPATTFLRAMSEDMGTTEQIIRLFYDVKSVDTGKLDPSMWSVGPIVDTETGEILVEAGCQLGDMVGQIQASSLDKIEVIKRVQDPLILNTIAEDDCENHEDALLKLYVKLRPGNPAQIDKAKQLFAEKFFDENRYRLGRVGRFRINRKFDQDLAESKMTLRPEDFLNTMKYIVGLRNGKGEIDDIDHLGNRRLRTIDELAADEIRKGLLKLRRTVQERMSMKSPGDIKRIADLVNSKSVSSSIEYFFGRGELSQVVDQTNCLSQLTHERRLSALGPGGLNRKRAGFEVRDVHISHYGRVCPIETPEGTNIGLIVSLGIFSKVDEYGFLLTPYRKVENMKVTDEIAYMRADEEMKAVFAPPGMVDPKSNELRKGLVLARKGGDLTQAPREEVDFVDISPKQTVGVSASLIPFLEHDDANRALMGSNMMRQSVPLLETEPPLVGTGMEEIVAKNSSMVVRATNDGVVTAVDANKIVVNDTDEYDLIKFQGLNERTCLTQTPRVKLGEEVKAGDIIADGGGTANGVLSLGKNVCVAFVPFDGYNFEDAIIISERLVKDDVFTSIHIDEFSVDIRETKLGREEFTRDIPNVGEKVLRNLDENGIIREGTRVGPGDILVGKVSPKSKTELTPEEKLLHAIFGRAGEDVKNDSLEVPSGFEGTVIKTRRFIRRGGMSDEQKAELKIRMQEYEQEMISKQCALFRRMMREINEQFGTEIVDPSTLQKAGASDDNDVIEEQIENFQIEWVKPAKLRGQAKDIIEQFWPKIRDLQEEAKVRLNRMKHGDELPSGVLEMVKVYVATKRVLSVGDKMAGRHGNKGVIAKIMPEEDMPFLDDGTPVDICLNPLGVPSRMNVGQILETILGWSGKVLGFRANTPVFDGATEDEIQKVTVEANDYVRQQMQMFETDKKAPPAGGLRVEVPESLKVQLYDGRTGEPLEQQTTVGFMYMLKLHHLVDEKIHARATGPYSLITQQPLGGKARTGGQRFGEMEVWALEAYGASYTLQELLTVKSDDIEGRTKIYESMVKGMNTLEAGTPISFDVLCNEIRGLGLNISLEKKRVGNKPL; encoded by the coding sequence ATGAAGTTTTTGCCTGTCCGTAATTTTGGAAAGATCGGTGACGCAACAGATGTGCCGGATCTGGTAGAGATTCAGCGTGCAAGTTACAGCCGGTTTTTGCAGGAAAATGTTTCGCCCGATGATCGCACAGACAGCGGGCTGGAAGCACTGCTTCGCGAGATATTCCCAATTGTCAGCTATGACAAGACCGCAGAGCTCGAATTTATGAGCTATGAGCTCGAGCGGCCTCGCTATACACCTGAGCAGTGCAGGGAACTCCGCTTGACTTACGGTTACCCGCTGAAGATACATTGCGCCCTCAAACGCTCGAATGCGGACGACATTGCCGAGCAGGGGATCTATCTTGGCGAGATGCCGGTCATGATCGGCGGCGGCGAGTTCATCGTCAACGGTGCCGAGCGTGTGATCGTAAATCAGCTTCACCGCAGTCCCGGTGTGGATTTTGGAATTGAAAGCAAAGAATCCGGCGACAGGATTCTTCATGGCTGCCGAATCATCCCAGAACGCGGCAGTTGGATAGAGATGTCCGTCACTCGCAAGGATGTTCTGGTCGTGCGTATTGACCAGTCCAGCAAGATCCCTGCGACCACGTTCCTGCGTGCGATGAGTGAGGACATGGGAACGACAGAGCAGATCATCCGTCTGTTCTATGACGTAAAGAGTGTCGATACAGGCAAGCTGGATCCGTCAATGTGGTCGGTAGGCCCGATCGTTGATACCGAGACGGGCGAGATCCTAGTTGAGGCCGGCTGTCAGCTTGGCGATATGGTTGGTCAGATCCAGGCCAGTTCGCTGGACAAGATCGAAGTTATTAAGAGAGTGCAGGACCCGCTGATCCTCAATACGATCGCAGAGGACGATTGCGAGAATCACGAGGATGCTCTGCTCAAGCTTTACGTAAAACTGCGTCCGGGCAACCCGGCTCAGATCGACAAGGCAAAACAACTGTTCGCCGAAAAGTTCTTTGACGAAAATCGTTATCGTCTCGGACGCGTGGGCAGATTCAGGATAAACAGGAAGTTCGATCAGGACCTGGCGGAATCAAAGATGACGCTCAGGCCGGAGGATTTCCTCAATACAATGAAATATATCGTCGGCCTGCGTAACGGCAAGGGCGAAATTGACGACATTGACCATCTGGGTAACAGGCGTCTGCGTACCATCGACGAGCTGGCAGCCGACGAGATCCGCAAGGGTCTTCTCAAGCTGCGTCGCACGGTGCAGGAACGCATGAGCATGAAGAGCCCGGGCGATATCAAGCGTATCGCTGACCTGGTCAACTCCAAGAGCGTCTCTTCCAGCATCGAATACTTCTTCGGTCGCGGCGAGCTCAGCCAGGTTGTGGACCAGACGAACTGCCTTTCTCAGCTTACGCACGAAAGACGTCTAAGTGCACTTGGGCCGGGCGGTCTTAACCGTAAGCGTGCTGGCTTTGAGGTGCGAGACGTTCATATCAGTCACTACGGCCGAGTGTGTCCGATCGAAACACCTGAAGGTACGAACATCGGGCTGATCGTTTCGCTGGGTATTTTCTCTAAGGTCGATGAGTACGGCTTCCTTCTCACGCCTTACCGCAAGGTCGAGAATATGAAGGTCACCGACGAGATCGCATACATGCGTGCGGACGAGGAAATGAAAGCGGTATTCGCTCCGCCCGGCATGGTCGATCCGAAGAGTAACGAACTTCGCAAGGGTCTGGTACTCGCTCGAAAGGGCGGTGACCTTACGCAGGCTCCGCGCGAAGAGGTAGATTTTGTAGATATTTCGCCGAAGCAGACTGTTGGTGTGTCGGCATCGCTGATTCCGTTTTTGGAGCATGACGATGCTAACCGTGCTCTGATGGGATCGAACATGATGCGTCAGTCCGTGCCGCTGCTCGAAACCGAGCCTCCGCTGGTCGGAACCGGCATGGAAGAGATCGTCGCGAAGAATTCCAGCATGGTCGTTCGTGCGACCAATGACGGCGTCGTTACGGCTGTAGATGCCAACAAGATCGTCGTCAATGACACTGATGAGTACGATCTGATCAAGTTCCAGGGCCTTAACGAGAGAACCTGTCTTACTCAGACTCCTCGCGTTAAACTGGGCGAAGAGGTCAAGGCTGGCGATATCATCGCGGACGGCGGCGGTACCGCTAACGGCGTGCTTTCGCTTGGTAAGAATGTCTGCGTGGCATTTGTTCCGTTCGACGGCTACAACTTTGAGGATGCGATCATCATCAGCGAAAGACTGGTAAAGGATGACGTCTTCACAAGTATTCACATTGATGAGTTCAGCGTCGACATCCGCGAGACAAAGCTCGGCCGTGAGGAATTTACGCGAGATATTCCAAACGTCGGCGAGAAGGTCCTGCGTAACCTGGACGAGAACGGCATCATCCGCGAAGGTACCCGCGTAGGGCCCGGCGATATTCTCGTTGGTAAGGTTTCGCCGAAAAGCAAGACCGAACTTACGCCGGAAGAAAAACTTCTGCATGCTATCTTCGGCCGGGCGGGCGAGGACGTGAAGAACGATTCGCTCGAGGTTCCAAGCGGTTTTGAAGGTACGGTCATCAAGACCCGCAGGTTCATCCGTCGCGGCGGCATGTCCGACGAGCAGAAGGCAGAACTCAAGATCCGCATGCAGGAATACGAGCAGGAAATGATCTCAAAGCAGTGTGCTCTGTTCCGCCGCATGATGCGTGAGATAAACGAACAGTTTGGCACCGAAATTGTCGACCCGTCGACACTGCAGAAGGCCGGTGCAAGCGATGATAACGACGTCATCGAAGAGCAGATCGAGAACTTCCAGATCGAGTGGGTCAAGCCCGCTAAGCTCCGCGGCCAGGCCAAGGACATTATCGAACAGTTCTGGCCCAAGATCCGCGATCTGCAGGAAGAGGCAAAGGTACGACTGAACCGCATGAAGCACGGTGACGAGCTGCCAAGCGGTGTTCTGGAAATGGTCAAGGTTTACGTTGCCACCAAGCGTGTACTTTCGGTTGGTGATAAGATGGCTGGTCGCCACGGTAACAAGGGTGTTATCGCCAAGATCATGCCCGAAGAAGATATGCCGTTCCTGGACGACGGAACACCGGTTGATATCTGTCTGAATCCGCTCGGCGTACCCAGTCGTATGAACGTCGGTCAGATCCTCGAGACGATCCTCGGCTGGTCCGGGAAGGTTCTCGGCTTCAGGGCCAATACGCCTGTTTTCGATGGTGCTACCGAAGACGAGATTCAAAAAGTCACGGTAGAAGCCAACGATTATGTCCGACAGCAGATGCAGATGTTCGAGACGGACAAAAAGGCTCCGCCAGCCGGAGGTCTGCGAGTCGAAGTGCCGGAAAGTCTCAAGGTCCAGCTTTATGACGGCCGAACTGGTGAGCCGCTGGAACAGCAGACAACGGTTGGATTTATGTACATGCTGAAACTGCACCACCTGGTGGACGAGAAGATCCACGCTCGTGCGACAGGCCCATACAGCCTGATCACGCAGCAGCCTCTGGGCGGTAAGGCCAGAACTGGTGGACAGCGTTTCGGTGAAATGGAAGTTTGGGCTCTGGAAGCATACGGAGCTTCATATACTCTGCAGGAATTGCTGACTGTCAAGAGTGATGATATTGAAGGTCGGACCAAGATCTATGAATCGATGGTCAAAGGTATGAATACTCTCGAAGCGGGCACACCGATCTCGTTCGATGTGCTTTGTAACGAGATCAGGGGCCTTGGCCTGAATATCTCACTGGAGAAAAAGCGGGTAGGCAATAAGCCTCTGTAA
- the rplA gene encoding 50S ribosomal protein L1 yields the protein MAKKSKRYRADAEKTTGKEVLPLSEAIKKVKGWDSTKFDQTVELVMHLGIDPKQADQMLRGAISLPNGIGKQKKVIAFCEDSDVEAAKNAGATEAGTDELVKKIEDGWTDFDVAIASPKVMGKVGKLGRVLGPQGKMPSPKNGTVTPDVVSAVKEFAAGKVEYRNDKNGNLHVVVGKLSFSEGKLKENTDAFISHVKKIRPSSVKGGYIKKVCLTATMSPSVQVDVR from the coding sequence ATGGCAAAAAAGAGTAAAAGATACAGAGCGGATGCGGAGAAGACTACCGGCAAGGAAGTACTTCCTCTGTCTGAAGCTATCAAAAAAGTGAAGGGCTGGGACAGCACCAAATTCGACCAGACGGTTGAACTGGTAATGCACCTGGGTATCGACCCCAAACAGGCCGACCAGATGCTGCGTGGTGCGATCAGCCTGCCGAACGGTATCGGCAAGCAGAAGAAAGTTATCGCTTTCTGCGAGGATTCGGACGTCGAGGCCGCTAAAAATGCCGGCGCTACAGAAGCTGGTACCGACGAGCTGGTCAAGAAGATCGAAGACGGCTGGACCGATTTTGACGTTGCGATCGCCTCTCCCAAGGTGATGGGCAAGGTTGGTAAGCTCGGCCGGGTTCTTGGTCCGCAGGGCAAGATGCCTTCTCCAAAGAACGGCACCGTCACACCTGATGTGGTTAGTGCCGTAAAAGAGTTTGCTGCTGGTAAGGTAGAGTATCGCAACGATAAGAACGGTAATCTGCACGTTGTCGTCGGCAAGCTCAGCTTCAGCGAGGGCAAGCTCAAGGAAAACACCGATGCGTTCATTTCGCATGTCAAGAAGATCAGGCCCAGCAGCGTAAAGGGCGGCTACATCAAGAAGGTCTGTCTGACTGCGACTATGAGCCCGAGTGTTCAGGTGGACGTACGGTAA
- the rplJ gene encoding 50S ribosomal protein L10: protein MSKYVKNLLQAELERKFSDVDNFVVVETKGLSGNENNEMRGELRDKDIRLSVVRNAMMRRAMENLDKPNGIGLFEAGPCTVAYGGDSVVDVAKALEDWTKKYDFVNFKGAYVDGEALSSEDAKALAKMPNRAELQGEIVQIAQTPGSNIAGAVTGPAQHLAGCIKSLIEKLEEAA from the coding sequence ATGAGTAAATACGTTAAGAATTTACTTCAGGCTGAGCTGGAAAGAAAGTTTTCCGACGTTGACAATTTTGTCGTTGTCGAAACCAAGGGACTCAGCGGTAATGAGAATAACGAGATGCGCGGCGAGCTGCGTGACAAGGACATCAGATTGAGCGTTGTTCGCAATGCAATGATGCGTCGCGCGATGGAGAACCTCGACAAACCGAACGGTATCGGCCTTTTCGAAGCAGGCCCGTGTACTGTTGCTTACGGTGGCGACAGCGTTGTAGACGTTGCAAAGGCACTTGAGGATTGGACCAAGAAATATGACTTCGTCAATTTCAAGGGTGCTTACGTCGACGGCGAAGCATTGAGCAGTGAAGATGCAAAGGCTCTTGCGAAGATGCCGAACCGGGCAGAACTGCAGGGCGAGATCGTTCAGATCGCTCAGACACCCGGCTCGAATATTGCCGGCGCAGTCACCGGTCCTGCCCAGCACCTCGCTGGCTGTATAAAGAGCCTTATAGAGAAGCTGGAAGAAGCAGCGTAA
- a CDS encoding HEAT repeat domain-containing protein: protein MKKLCVILVLIFTAALVSFEGRSLAASEEEQVSDQSVDSEGKREQSEDEVKLRVYRNALFDSPKEQNRIDAAVVLLGYEDPAAKEILQDALKAAEKPEVRSPVLKAMVLLDKEGGLSDKNQYRDQIFNALKTAKGDVGRLAARVLTIYPYSEIADYICELAKKGDADQQARINAIYALGLTSEKRGSLICLVDILDSSNQAIASAARKALPYWISVDGDAPSIKRELQNKEPEEIIRERIIRLEDAMKQVQATANKWKNLYIKRLDQEYERLDDKGKGNLIFDELATEFAEVALWAMNKLEKRSATVVLPEKIGERLVSLLADESAEVRLKTAEVLAKMGDRNPGPGLLKQLRAEENESVKLAILEALGEACYFAFSPGSPVKLDPAVRLAALDEAAEYLMSEDPSKAIAGAAVIRKVLEPNGLDDEAKEKYLGLIAERFVREEKNDQLRAELIEVMASLAEQPSTRSKAAKLFKESFLQGLSADQNAAVRRAGLRGLAALDKATALEHSKKHQVEDDPDRGIRLSVIRLAGDVGAEADLEWLLDKLKADKGEGETAWQAMQSILLRQKAEVLVKWAEKLEAAGVSEERVDYVLRKAAQKAEGENDSALINKANRMLTNRRVSRALKNGSFDEVAELIRRKLVEGDIEANGIIAKRISDYVGGSAPDESKKDLVKALGNIKFSDERTQWAKMINNWQGEYDPDPQVASKQAEQDAPQPDSQDNKEQVSPQVSPDPSPDA, encoded by the coding sequence GTGAAAAAGCTTTGCGTCATACTTGTACTTATCTTTACGGCGGCGCTCGTGTCGTTCGAAGGTCGTTCATTAGCTGCATCTGAAGAGGAACAGGTATCGGATCAGTCCGTTGACAGTGAGGGTAAGCGAGAGCAGAGCGAAGATGAAGTCAAACTCCGAGTCTACCGAAATGCTTTATTTGACAGTCCAAAAGAGCAGAATCGTATTGATGCAGCAGTTGTGCTGCTAGGTTATGAGGATCCTGCTGCAAAAGAGATACTACAAGATGCTTTGAAGGCTGCAGAAAAACCGGAGGTTAGGAGTCCTGTTCTAAAGGCGATGGTTTTGCTGGATAAAGAGGGGGGGCTGTCCGACAAAAACCAGTATCGCGACCAGATATTCAATGCCCTAAAGACTGCGAAAGGTGATGTCGGTCGTCTGGCTGCACGGGTTCTGACCATTTACCCCTATTCTGAGATTGCAGATTACATTTGCGAACTCGCCAAGAAAGGCGATGCGGATCAGCAGGCCCGGATCAACGCTATTTACGCACTCGGGCTGACGAGCGAAAAGAGGGGTTCGCTGATCTGCCTGGTGGATATTCTCGATAGCTCAAATCAGGCCATCGCCTCAGCTGCTCGCAAGGCGTTGCCTTACTGGATATCAGTGGACGGAGATGCGCCCTCTATAAAGAGGGAACTTCAGAACAAAGAGCCCGAGGAGATCATCCGTGAGAGGATAATTCGCCTTGAAGATGCGATGAAACAGGTTCAGGCAACAGCGAATAAATGGAAAAACCTTTATATAAAGAGGCTCGATCAGGAATACGAGCGCCTGGATGACAAGGGGAAGGGCAATTTGATATTCGATGAGCTGGCCACCGAATTTGCCGAAGTTGCACTTTGGGCAATGAACAAGCTCGAAAAGCGATCGGCTACGGTTGTGCTTCCTGAGAAAATAGGCGAAAGGCTGGTATCGCTTTTGGCCGATGAAAGTGCGGAGGTCAGGCTCAAGACCGCTGAAGTGCTGGCAAAAATGGGTGACAGGAACCCTGGGCCCGGTCTGTTGAAACAGCTCAGGGCCGAAGAGAACGAAAGCGTTAAACTGGCAATCCTTGAAGCGCTGGGGGAGGCTTGCTACTTTGCATTTTCACCTGGTTCACCTGTCAAGCTCGATCCGGCAGTAAGACTTGCAGCCCTTGATGAAGCGGCCGAATACCTCATGAGCGAGGACCCTTCCAAAGCCATAGCAGGGGCAGCGGTTATCAGAAAAGTTTTAGAGCCTAACGGTCTGGATGATGAGGCAAAAGAGAAATACCTCGGACTTATCGCCGAGAGGTTTGTTCGTGAAGAGAAGAATGATCAGTTACGGGCAGAGCTTATCGAGGTGATGGCCAGTCTGGCGGAACAGCCGAGCACCCGTTCAAAAGCGGCCAAACTTTTCAAGGAATCATTTCTGCAGGGGCTTAGTGCGGACCAGAACGCTGCTGTACGGCGGGCTGGTCTGAGAGGGTTGGCGGCGCTTGACAAGGCCACAGCGCTTGAACACAGTAAAAAGCATCAGGTGGAAGATGACCCTGACCGCGGCATTCGCCTGTCGGTCATTCGACTTGCTGGGGACGTGGGTGCGGAAGCGGACCTGGAATGGCTGTTAGATAAGCTCAAGGCTGACAAAGGTGAGGGCGAAACTGCCTGGCAGGCCATGCAGTCAATACTGCTTCGCCAGAAGGCCGAGGTGCTGGTCAAATGGGCCGAGAAGCTTGAAGCTGCGGGGGTCAGTGAAGAACGCGTTGATTATGTTCTAAGGAAGGCCGCACAAAAAGCTGAGGGCGAAAACGACAGTGCCTTAATCAATAAAGCCAACAGAATGCTAACCAATCGGCGGGTTAGCCGGGCTTTGAAAAATGGATCTTTTGACGAGGTCGCCGAGCTTATAAGGCGAAAACTGGTCGAAGGTGATATTGAGGCCAATGGTATAATCGCCAAAAGGATATCTGATTATGTTGGGGGTTCGGCACCTGATGAGTCTAAAAAGGATCTTGTCAAGGCACTTGGGAACATAAAGTTCAGCGACGAAAGAACGCAGTGGGCCAAAATGATCAACAACTGGCAGGGAGAATACGATCCGGACCCGCAGGTTGCCAGCAAACAGGCTGAGCAGGATGCTCCCCAGCCGGATTCGCAGGACAATAAGGAGCAAGTGTCGCCCCAAGTCAGCCCGGACCCTTCGCCTGACGCCTGA